The Lysobacter enzymogenes DNA segment TCTGCCGCACTTGCGCCGCAACCGCCGATCTCGCACATTCGCCACTTTCGGACGCCGCAGTCCGCGGCCAGGGAAGCGAAGCATGCGAACGATGCGGCGGTTACGCGGAATCGGCCCGGCGGCCATCCTTGCCCTGGCGCTGGCCCTGACATGCGGCAGCGCCGCATCGGCGCAGCCGCTCACCGTCGTGACCGCGGCGCGCGTGCACACGCTCGATCCGGCCCGACCGCGCGCGCAAGGACTGGTGTTCGACGCCGCCGGCAAGATCGTCGCCGTCGGCACCCGTGGCGACCTGTTGCATCTGTATCCCAACGCCCGCCACATCGACTTCGGCGAGGCCACGCTGGTGCCGGGGCTGATCGACGCGCACGCGCATGTGTTCGAACTGGGCATCAACCAGCTCCAGGCCGATCTCACCGGCACCCGCAGCAAGGCCGAAGCGTTGCAGCGGCTGCGCGAGTTCGCGCGCGCGCTGCCGCCCGGGCAGTGGCTGATCGGCCACGGCTGGGACCAGAACGACTGGCCCGATGCGCGTTTCCCCGAGGCGGCCGATCTCGATGCCGAGTTCCCCGAGCGTCCGGTCTGGCTGCAGCGCATCGACGGTCACGCCGGCTGGGCCAACAGCGCGGCGATGCGCGCGGCCGGACGCGAGTTGGGCGGCGATTGGCAACCCGACGGCGGGCGCATCGTGCGCGACGACCAGGGCCGTGCCACCGGCGTGTTCATCGACGATGCGATGGCGCTGCTCGAGCGCGCGCGTCCGCCGCTGCCGCCGGCCGCGGTCGAACAGGCGCTGAGCCTGGGCATGCAGGCCGCGGTCCGCCACGGCCTGACCGGGGTGCACGACGCCGGCGTCGACCTGCCGACCTTGCGCGCTTACCAGCGCCTGGTCGGGCGCAAGCAGTTGCCGCTGCGCATCACCGCCTTCGCTGCCGGCGACGGAGACGCGCTGGAATCGCTGTGCCGCGACGGCCTGTACCAGCATCCGTCGGGACGCCTGAAGATGCGCACGGTCAAGCTCTACGCCGACGGCGCGCTCGGCAGCCGCGGCGCCGCGCTGCTGCAGGACTACAGCGACGAGCGCGGCAACCGCGGGCTGCTGCGGATGTCGCCCGAGGCGATGGCGAAAGCGATCGCCAAGGCCGAACGCTGCGGCGTGCAGGTCGCCACCCACGCCATCGGCGACCGCGGCAATCGCGAAGTGCTCGATCTGTACGCCCAGGCGCTCGGCGAGAACGCGACCACGCGCGACCACCGC contains these protein-coding regions:
- a CDS encoding amidohydrolase — protein: MRRLRGIGPAAILALALALTCGSAASAQPLTVVTAARVHTLDPARPRAQGLVFDAAGKIVAVGTRGDLLHLYPNARHIDFGEATLVPGLIDAHAHVFELGINQLQADLTGTRSKAEALQRLREFARALPPGQWLIGHGWDQNDWPDARFPEAADLDAEFPERPVWLQRIDGHAGWANSAAMRAAGRELGGDWQPDGGRIVRDDQGRATGVFIDDAMALLERARPPLPPAAVEQALSLGMQAAVRHGLTGVHDAGVDLPTLRAYQRLVGRKQLPLRITAFAAGDGDALESLCRDGLYQHPSGRLKMRTVKLYADGALGSRGAALLQDYSDERGNRGLLRMSPEAMAKAIAKAERCGVQVATHAIGDRGNREVLDLYAQALGENATTRDHRWRIEHAQILAPQDLPRLAALHAIASVQPTHATSDMPWAEDRLGPVRIDGAYAWRQLRDSGARLALGSDFPVESVDPRLGLFAAATRTDAAGKPLGGWHPQEKLTAYEALRGFTLDAAYAGFAENEVGSLAVGKRADFVVFEQDPLAVEPQRLRELTLLGTYVDGAPVWRREPAQR